The following proteins are encoded in a genomic region of Dokdonia donghaensis DSW-1:
- the lpxK gene encoding tetraacyldisaccharide 4'-kinase has translation MRKLRLLLFPFAGVYYAITLTRNKLFNAGILSSKKYDLPVICIGNLSVGGTGKSPMTEYVIRLLQAHKRVATLSRGYGRTTKGYRDVLPTSLATEVGDEPLQFAQKFDAINVAVCEDRQAGISRLLGKENMLEVILLDDAYQHRKVTPGYSILLTAYGDLYSNDYLLPAGNLREPRSGASRADVVVVTKCPSQLSKVEQENIIRQLKTTAGQEVFFTKIAYDDCVYGANGNVQLHSLKVHNVTLVTGIANPEPLVNYLTSDGLSFNHKSYGDHHNFSASEIVELEKLDCILTTEKDYVRLRPLLTMRHLYYLPIKVAFLNNSQNFDRGITHFVNEYNEK, from the coding sequence ATGAGAAAACTACGTCTCTTATTATTTCCTTTTGCGGGAGTGTACTATGCAATTACGCTTACGCGAAATAAACTCTTTAATGCGGGTATTTTATCTTCAAAAAAGTATGACCTGCCCGTTATTTGTATAGGTAATTTAAGCGTAGGAGGTACTGGTAAATCCCCAATGACCGAGTATGTTATAAGGCTGCTACAAGCTCATAAACGTGTTGCAACCCTGAGTCGCGGTTATGGACGTACTACAAAGGGTTATAGAGATGTCTTACCTACAAGCCTAGCGACAGAGGTAGGAGATGAGCCATTACAGTTTGCTCAAAAATTTGATGCTATTAATGTAGCCGTTTGTGAAGATAGACAGGCCGGTATCTCAAGGTTATTAGGTAAGGAAAATATGCTAGAAGTCATACTTCTAGACGATGCCTACCAGCATAGAAAGGTAACTCCAGGATACTCGATTTTATTAACTGCCTACGGTGATTTGTATAGTAATGATTATTTATTGCCTGCAGGTAATTTGAGAGAGCCTAGATCTGGTGCAAGTAGAGCAGATGTGGTTGTAGTTACAAAGTGCCCCTCACAACTAAGTAAGGTCGAGCAAGAAAATATAATACGACAACTAAAAACTACAGCAGGCCAAGAAGTGTTTTTTACAAAAATAGCTTATGACGATTGTGTTTATGGAGCAAATGGCAATGTGCAGTTACATAGCTTAAAAGTGCATAATGTAACTCTGGTTACGGGTATTGCAAACCCTGAGCCTCTAGTAAATTACTTAACAAGCGATGGCTTGTCTTTTAATCATAAGTCATATGGTGATCATCATAATTTTTCTGCTTCAGAGATTGTTGAGTTAGAAAAACTAGATTGTATCCTCACCACAGAAAAGGATTACGTAAGGCTACGCCCATTACTTACAATGAGACATTTATATTACTTACCTATAAAAGTGGCATTTTTAAATAATAGTCAAAACTTTGACAGAGGCATCACCCATTTTGTAAATGAGTATAATGAGAAGTAA
- a CDS encoding Nif3-like dinuclear metal center hexameric protein, protein MTVQEVSNILNEWAPLAYAEDFDNVGLLVGDYNQQVSNILVSHDALENVVDEAVAKDCNLIVCFHPIIFSGLKKITGGNYVQRVVQKAIRNDISIFAIHTALDNVEHGVNYGMCKALGLENAKILSPKKNHILKLTTYVPHKNTQALSEALFSTGAGSIGNYEECNFQLEGKGTFKGNDKSNPVIGTAGMRHTEKETQINITFEKHLQSKVLKTLFTHHPYEEVAYEITQLENRLQNVGMGMIGELETAMPEGDFLSYVKATFQTGGIRHSALRGKAIKRVAVLGGSGAFAIGAAKAQGADALITADLKYHDYYQAENKILLCDVGHYESERFTKNLIADHLTEKISTFAIILFEENTNPINYF, encoded by the coding sequence ATGACAGTACAAGAGGTAAGTAATATATTAAATGAGTGGGCTCCCCTAGCCTATGCCGAAGATTTTGACAACGTAGGCTTACTTGTGGGTGATTATAACCAGCAGGTGAGCAATATATTAGTCTCTCACGACGCATTAGAAAATGTGGTTGATGAGGCTGTTGCAAAAGATTGTAATCTTATTGTATGTTTTCACCCCATCATATTTTCTGGTTTAAAAAAAATTACGGGTGGCAACTATGTACAGCGAGTGGTTCAAAAAGCTATAAGAAATGACATCTCCATATTTGCAATTCACACTGCTCTAGACAATGTAGAACACGGAGTAAATTACGGAATGTGCAAGGCTCTAGGACTAGAAAATGCAAAAATACTAAGCCCTAAAAAGAATCATATTTTAAAACTAACTACATATGTTCCTCACAAAAATACACAAGCACTCTCTGAAGCTTTATTTAGCACTGGTGCGGGGAGCATAGGTAATTATGAGGAGTGTAATTTTCAACTAGAAGGGAAAGGGACTTTTAAGGGCAATGACAAGTCTAACCCTGTTATAGGAACGGCTGGTATGCGCCACACAGAAAAAGAAACTCAAATAAATATTACGTTTGAAAAGCACTTACAATCTAAGGTCCTCAAGACACTTTTTACACATCACCCATATGAGGAAGTGGCTTATGAGATTACACAACTAGAAAACAGACTACAAAATGTGGGAATGGGTATGATAGGTGAACTGGAGACTGCAATGCCAGAAGGTGACTTTCTCTCTTACGTAAAAGCGACGTTTCAAACAGGAGGTATACGACATTCTGCCTTAAGAGGTAAAGCTATAAAAAGAGTAGCCGTTTTGGGTGGCAGTGGGGCATTTGCCATAGGCGCTGCAAAGGCTCAAGGAGCAGATGCACTTATCACTGCAGATCTAAAATATCACGACTATTATCAAGCCGAAAATAAAATCTTACTGTGCGATGTGGGACATTATGAGAGTGAACGCTTTACGAAAAACTTAATTGCCGACCATCTTACAGAAAAAATTAGTACTTTTGCAATCATTTTATTTGAGGAAAATACCAATCCTATCAACTATTTTTAA